Proteins encoded within one genomic window of Raphanus sativus cultivar WK10039 unplaced genomic scaffold, ASM80110v3 Scaffold1906, whole genome shotgun sequence:
- the LOC130504948 gene encoding zinc-finger homeodomain protein 11-like, translated as MDLSSKQKQTLPISPFAGQLTIAEEMGVCYKECLKNHAANLGGHALDGCGEFMPTPTATHTDPSSLRCAACGCHRNFHRRDPSDHLSFLPSSPSGTESPPSQSLHRVASPVPCSYYTSAPHHMLLSLSSGFPGPSDQDPTGVRSEHSSKGEMRKRTRTKFTPEQKTKMRAFAEKAGWKINGCDEKSVRGFCSENGIERGVLKVWMHNNKYSLLNGKNREILSMEDHPRLCLNTQEL; from the coding sequence ATGGATTTGtcttcaaaacaaaaacaaacattacCAATCTCTCCCTTCGCCGGACAACTAACCATCGCCGAGGAAATGGGTGTCTGTTACAAAGAGTGTTTGAAAAACCACGCCGCTAACCTCGGCGGCCACGCGCTCGACGGCTGCGGCGAGTTTATGCCAACACCAACCGCGACTCACACCGACCCTTCCTCTCTCCGCTGCGCCGCTTGCGGCTGCCACCGTAATTTCCACCGCCGTGACCCTTCCGACCATCTCAGCTTCCTCCCTTCCTCTCCCTCCGGCACCGAATCGCCGCCGTCTCAGTCGCTTCACCGCGTGGCTTCCCCTGTTCCTTGCTCTTACTACACTTCAGCTCCACATCACATGCTGCTCTCTCTCAGCTCCGGCTTCCCTGGACCGTCGGATCAAGATCCGACGGGTGTAAGATCGGAGCACAGCTCAAAAGGGGAAATGAGAAAGCGGACGAGGACCAAGTTCACGCCGGAGCAGAAGACGAAGATGAGGGCGTTCGCCGAGAAAGCGGGGTGGAAGATCAACGGCTGTGATGAAAAGTCGGTGAGAGGGTTCTGTAGCGAGAACGGGATCGAGAGAGGAGTTCTTAAAGTGTGGATGCATAATAATAAGTATTCACTTCTCAACGGGAAGAACAGAGAGATCTTGTCTATGGAGGATCATCCTCGTCTTTGTCTGAACACTCAAGAGCTGTAA